Proteins encoded within one genomic window of Episyrphus balteatus chromosome 1, idEpiBalt1.1, whole genome shotgun sequence:
- the LOC129905080 gene encoding endonuclease G, mitochondrial, with protein sequence IKNKRLVSKILLVSSIAGGSYFLGTRIERQRLQTNFDKATEADPYLFCNKDSLWKDIQLKPALPIFGTVSAAVPVPATESKTLSAVPSRVSQIMKYGFPGLDHVRSYSDYVLSYDRRNRVAHWVFEHLTQESVQPNDAVDRSKCEFRPDESIHPFFRSQNTDYRKSGFDRGHLAAAGNHRIHQKHCDDTFFLTNMAPQVGQGFNRDSWNRLETYVRKLTKTYPNVYVCTGPLYLPHREDDGKMYVKYQVIGTNNVAVPTHFYKVIVGETADNHLEMEAYVMPNKEIANETPLQVFQVPPETIERAAGLLFFDTINRKQLSKINGKKV encoded by the exons ATTAAGAATAAAAGACTAGTTAGTAAAATATTACTGGTCTCATCAATTGCCGGTGGATCATATTTCCTAGGCACACGAATCGAACGACAACGTTTACAAACGAACTTTGACAAAGCTACCGAAGCAGATCCATATTTGTTTTGTAATAAAGATAGTCTTTGGAAAGAT ATACAATTAAAACCTGCCTTGCCTATTTTTGGAACTGTATCTGCCGCTGTCCCTGTTCCAGCTACTGAATCAAAAACCCTCTCCGCCGTACCCAGTCGAGTGTCACAGATTATGAAATATGGTTTCCCTGGACTCGATCATGTTCGTTCCTATTCTGATTATGTTCTATCTTATGACCGACGAAATCGAGTCGCTCATTGGGTATTCGAGCATCTTACTCAGGAATCAGTCCAGCCGAATGACGCTGTTGACCGTTCCAAGTGTGAGTTTCGGCCGGATGAGAGTATTCATCCGTTCTTTCGATCACAAAATACCGACTATAGAAAATCGGGTTTTGATAGAGGTCACTTAGCCGCAGCTGGGAATCATCGTATTCACCAGAAACATTGTGACGATACTTTTTTTCTCACAAATATGGCTCCACAAGTTGGACAAGGTTTCAATCGAGATTCTTGGAATCGATTAGAAACTTATGTTCGCAAACTGACAAAAACATATCCAAATGTATATGTTTGCACGGGGCCACTCTATTTGCCACATCGTGAAGATGATGGGAAAATGTATGTGAAATACCAAGTAATTGGAACTAATAACGTGGCTGTTCCAACACACTTTTATAAAGTCATTGTTGGTGAGACGGCTGATAATCATTTGGAAATGGAGGCGTATGTTATGCCGAATAAAGAGATTGCCAATGAAACGCCATTGCAAGTGTTTCAAGTGCCACCAGAGACGATAGAACGAGCAGCgggtttattgttttttgatacaATAAATCGGAAACAACTTTCGAAGATCAATGGAAAGAAAGtttga
- the LOC129905999 gene encoding uncharacterized protein LOC129905999: protein MAQDKSQDFNVSGDEEDEVDGGTFFKVQIHQIMSYFENAVRPLREGENILDAGWIHSLGTTKEKIVGYVFQASHVGERPHEVSIENINEESSKWKCGCSCKAGIGAKCKHIAACLISIQRNPYLHELSSTELQQKWGKVARDMVAGLGGVEVVDMCHVLKKVNTFDDVVTDDMAKKILAMGHEAFPNSEFGRMKRAYRSSSSANEPTVEEEDTGMDGFFEMIFMENENLKAFEFQMKNCIKNETYKILFETKIQKSKEEAIQICKKTLSQSSFEWLQERRLRITGSISYQLFTYSKNKNPDWPKKIASTYASSFKGNEATRYGQLSEKEAKEVYGKTYLIFDCGIFIPPTLPYLAFSPDGISYNGDEWKLVEIKSPIKGKLKSAKDLLPELNYLKLYDGAVYNLKERHEYYGQIQLGLFLLNLQSCDLVIYSSFEKKNIEIINVKKNLDFIEEYISILTSVYFEHILPKL from the exons ATGGCACAGGATAAATC ACAAGACTTCAACGTTTCTGGCGATGAAGAGGATGAGGTGGATGGGGgcactttttttaaagttcaaatcCACCAAATAATGAGCTACTTCGAAAACGCCGTACGCCCTCTTCGTGAGGGTGAAAACATCCTAGACGCAGGATGGATCCATTCCTTGGGCACaacgaaagaaaaaatagtTGGCTATGTGTTCCAAGCGTCTCACGTCGGTGAACGGCCTCACGAAGTTTCCATTGAAAACATCAATGAAGAGAGCTCAAAATGGAAGTGCGGATGTTCGTGCAAAGCAGGGATTGGAGCGAAATGTAAACACATTGCCGCCTGTTTAATTTCAATCCAAAG aaatcccTATTTGCACGAACTAAGCTCAACAGAGCTGCAGCAGAAGTGGGGAAAAGTAGCACGGGATATGGTCGCAGGGCTTGGCGGAGTTGAAGTGGTGGATATGTGTCACGTGTTGAAAAAGGTGAACACATTTGACGATGTAGTCACCGATGACATGGCTAAAAAAATTCTGGCCATGGGGCATGAAG CTTTCCCAAATTCCGAATTCGGTCGGATGAAAAGGGCATATAGGTCTTCATCTTCCGCGAATGAACCCACTGTGGAAGAAGAAGACACTGGAATGGACGGTTTCTTCGAAATgattttcatggaaaatgaaaacCTGAAAGCGTTTGAGTTCcaaatgaaaaattgtattaaaaacgAAACGTACAAAATACTTTTCgaaacaaaaatccaaaaatcaaaGGAAGAAGCAAtacaaatatgcaaaaaaacacttagtCAGTCATCTTTTGAATGGCTTCAAGAGAGGCGACTAAGAATAACAGGAAGCATTTCTTACCAACTCTTTACATACTCCAAAAATAAGAATCCggattggccaaaaaaaatagCTTCAACTTATGCAAGCAGTTTTAAGGGAAATGAAGCCACAAG GTACGGCCAACTATCGGAAAAGGAAGCGAAAGAGGTGTATggtaaaacttatttaattttcgaCTGCGGCATATTTATACCGCCCACTCTTCCTTACCTGGCGTTCAGCCCTGATGGGATCTCCTACAATGGTGATGAGTGGAAATTGGTAGAAATTAAAAGTCCTATCAAAGGGAAATTAAAATCTGCCAAGGACCTTCTGCCGGAATTGAACTATTTAAAGCTTTATGACGGCGCTGTTTATAACTTGAAAGAGCGCCACGAGTACTATGGACAGATTCAACTGGGACTCTTCCTGCTAAACCTCCAGAGCTGTGATTTAGTAATATATAGTtcctttgagaaaaaaaatatagaaattatcaatgttaaaaaaaacttagattTTATTGAAGAATATATATCAATATTAACAAGTGTTTATTTTGAACACATATTGCCAAAACTGTGA
- the LOC129905998 gene encoding uncharacterized protein LOC129905998 encodes MESASNAAQKQKFHICGVNQCHQYRSPGISMHRIPKKVLSNRNELLKWKQILKMGKPFPKNFVICSSHFKEGQILKSLPRGKRSHSYLVDTAFPSLNLPKSIIITKIENNKQDRLERLKKRHDEFSRQNSLNVERSKVQEVSLSKDTSETVIINQNNEINEFNTIGIQCEVEVADKGTQVSEKEDLHFYSLPFALDTDEKLNTMTGIPTLDFLEKLVQFCLLVRPSVGEKKRGMCVKNKIILCMYRLKNNSTNAHISILFNLSSKTAKTYFTSYIQLLSKALKPFIYWPTTEENQKSMPKCFEKFSNVVTVLDCTEIRTVQFRCLTCKCCTYSHYKGTHTVKVMVGITPSGLVNFISPSVSGRTSDKAVFNLTGLIKVLKPGDAVMVDKGFMIGNELFQAGIEMIRPQFMNPERTRDDVEKDRLIASARVHVERRFARIKQFKMLSEKVTESMLPYFDDIVTVVCAISNLSSPILSDEKF; translated from the exons at GGAATCAGCAAGCAATGCCGCTCAAAAACAAAAGTTCCATATCTGTGGTGTTAATCAATGCCATCAATATCGAAGTCCCGGAATTTCGATGCACCGAATACCAAAAAAAGTATTGTCCAATCGCAACGAACTCCTCAAATGGAAGCAAATTTTAAAGATGGGAAAGCCTTTTCCAAAAAACTTCGTTATTTGCAGCAGTCATTTCAAAGAAggccaaattttaaaatcgcTTCCAAGAGGGAAAAGGTCACATTCCTATCTTGTGGATACGGCTTTTCCTTCTTTAAATTTACcaaaatcaataataataacgAAGATAGAAAACAACAAGCAAGACAGACTCGAACGTTTAAAGAAGAGACATGATGAATTTTCTCG ACAAAATAGTTTAAATGTTGAAAGAAGTAAAGTTCAAGAAGTCAGTTTATCTAAAGACACCTCAGAAACGgttataataaatcaaaataatgaaatcaaTGAATTCAATACGATTGGGATTCAATGTGAAGTAGAAGTTGCAGATAAAGGTACTCAGGTGAGTGAAAAAGAAGACCTGCATTTTTACTCGCTCCCATTCGCCCTTGATACCGATGAAAAACTGAATACAATGACTGGGATCCCAACCCttgattttcttgaaaaacttGTTCAGTTTTGCTTACTGGTTCGACCTTCAGTAGGAGAAAAGAAAAGAGGAATGTgtgtcaaaaacaaaataattttgtgtatgtacAGATTAAAAAACAACTCAACCAATGCTcacatatcaattttatttaatctttcgTCAAAAACTGCAAAGACATATTTTACAAGCTACATCCAACTGCTTTCTAAGGCCTTAAAGCCGTTCATTTATTGGCCAACAACTGAAGAGAATCAAAAAAGCATGCccaaatgttttgaaaaattttcaaacgtagTTACTGTGCTGGATTGTACAGAGATAAGAACTGTGCAATTCCGTTGCCTGACTTGCAAATGCTGCACTTACTCGCATTATAAAGGCACACACACTGTGAAAGTAATGGTCGGAATTACTCCATCAGGATTAGTTAACTTTATTAGTCCTTCAGTATCGGGAAGAACGTCTGACAAAGCAGTTTTTAATTTAACCGGATTAATAAAGGTATTGAAACCAGGTGATGCAGTTATGGTGGACAAAGGGTTCATGATTGGGAACGAACTATTTCAAGCCGGAATAGAAATGATACGTCCACAATTCATGAACCCTGAAAGAACGAGAGATGATGTTGAAAAAGATCGACTTATCGCGTCTGCAAGGGTGCATGTAGAGAGACGTTTTGCGAGAATCAAACAATTCAAAATGCTGTCTGAAAAAGTGACAGAATCGATGCTCCCATATTTTGATGACATCGTAACAGTTGTTTGTGCTATTTCAAACTTGAGCTCGCCAATACTTTCTGATGAAAAGTTTTAA
- the LOC129905860 gene encoding T-complex protein 1 subunit epsilon: MSGFPGTFAFDEYGRPFIILRDQENQKRITGTDAIKTHILAARQIASTLKTSLGPKGLDKIMVSADGDVTVTNDGATILKLMEVDHEIGKLMVQLSQSQDDEIGDGTTGVVVLAGALLEQAESLIDRGIHPIRIADGFELAAQCAVKQLDSIAEPFPIDPKNKEPLVQIAMTTLGSKIVNKCHRQMAEMAVDAVLNVADIEAKDVNFELIKIETKVGGRMEDSMLVKGVVVDKTMSHAQMPKVLKDVKLAILTCPFEPPKPKTKHKLDVTSAEDYKALRAYEAEKFADMVKKVKDAGATLAICQWGFDDEANHLLLQHNLPAVRWVGGPEIELIAIATKGRIVPRFEELSAEKLGKAGLVREMSFGTSKDKMLVIEECLNSKAVTIFLRGGNEMIIAEAKRSIHDAICVVRSLIKDSRVVYGGGAAEISCSLAVAKEADQLSTLEQYAFRSFAIALENIPLALAENSGLHPIETLSELKSRQVAEKLPSLGVDCMLTGDSDMKNHHVVESLHSKKQQILLATQLVKMILKIDDVRTKQDNEY, translated from the exons atgaGTGGCTTTCCGGGTACATTCGCTTTCGACGAATATGGCAGACCTTTCATCATTTTGCGTGACCAAGAGAACCAGAAGAGAATTACTGGAACCGATGCAATTAAG actCACATTTTGGCTGCTCGCCAAATTGCATCGACCCTGAAGACCTCACTGGGACCCAAAGGTCTGGACAAGATCATGGTCAGTGCCGATGGTGATGTAACAGTCACCAATGACGGTGCTACCATCTTGAAATTGATGGAAGTCGATCATGAGATTGGTAAATTGATGGTTCAATTGAGTCAATCGCAAGATGATGAAATTGGTGATGGAACCACTGGCGTAGTTGTTTTGGCTGGAGCCTTGCTCGAACAAGCCGAAAGCCTCATCGATCGTGGCATTCATCCAATTCGTATTGCTGATGGTTTTGAATTGGCTGCACAGTGTGCTGTCAAGCAATTGGATTCAATTGCTGAACCCTTCCCAATCGATCCCAAGAACAAGGAACCTCTGGTCCAAATTGCAATGACTACTTTGGGCAGCAAGATTGTCAACAAGTGCCATCGTCAAATGGCTGAGATGGCTGTTGATGCCGTCCTCAATGTGGCCGACATCGAAGCAAAGGATGTCAACTTTGAATTGATCAAGATTGAGACCAAGGTTGGTGGACGCATGGAAGACTCTATGTTGGTTAAAGGTGTTGTCGTCGACAAGACCATGAGCCACGCTCAGATGCCTAAAGTATTGAAGGATGTCAAGTTGGCCATCCTCACCTGTCCATTCGAACCACCAAAGCCAAAGACCAAGCATAAGTTGGATGTCACCTCAGCTGAAGACTACAAAGCATTGAGGGCTTATGAAGCTGAAAAGTTCGCTGATATGGTTAAGAAGGTCAAAGATGCTGGTGCAACTTTGGCTATCTGCCAATGGGGTTTCGATGATGAAGCCAATCACTTGCTTTTGCAACACAATCTTCCAGCTGTACGTTGGGTCGGTGGACCTGAGATTGAATTGATTGCTATCGCTACTAAGGGACGTATTGTTCCTCGTTTTGAAGAACTATCCGCAGAGAAACTCGGCAAGGCTGGTCTTGTCAGAGAAATGTCTTTCGGTACTTCCAAGGATAAGATGTTGGTTATTGAGGAATGCCTGAACTCAAAGGCAGTTACTATTTTCCTACGGGGTGGCAATGAAATGATCATTGCTGAAGCTAAGAGGTCAATCCACGATGCCATTTGTGTAGTTCGTTCATTGATCAAG gATTCCCGTGTTGTTTATGGAGGAGGTGCAGCTGAAATCAGCTGTTCATTGGCTGTGGCCAAGGAAGCCGATCAACTTTCAACCCTCGAACAATATGCCTTCCGTTCATTTGCTATTGCATTGGAGAATATTCCATTGGCTTTGGCTGAAAACAGTGGTCTGCATCCAATTGAGACCCTCTCAGAGTTGAAATCCCGCCAGGTTGCCGAAAAATTACCCAGCTTGGGTGTTGACTGCATGTTAACAGGTGATTCGGATATGAAGAATCATCATGTTGTTGAGTCTCTGCATTCCAAGAAACAACAAATCCTTTTGGCCACACAATTGGTGAAGATGATTTTGAAGATTGACGATGTGCGAACCAAACAAGATAATGAGTACTAA
- the LOC129907312 gene encoding uncharacterized protein LOC129907312 isoform X2, with amino-acid sequence MAATAFEEEILALNPEYDLVFSKNNNENPSRTDSPDALEPHTRWASSPHAMKIISKMNEILNTKPLGELPTQQDWEDHQSCEVETINLMRKLGLEQSIDRPPDEKRTIATVPVSDDVIFMKNGRKKMSIFMSDSYFELKPRSEASFDLDEDATTPEESTTSDFSDEINIYQPIFESTQETESTTLSDDFEEQYRSRVAYQHLDSGVSSDSGKRKSLESEFPSLKPPHHQKNNRISYTKVGSKKLNDSGSSNTSNQSSSSSNSSYRKSRSNNNSWRSLNGSFSDVRDENNWRLNVTKTKEPEKKKIDKKPEEKKILNQTITLKPDTSNHDVVSNCGRALYKPKDLFMKKKAMMIQQKYF; translated from the coding sequence ATGGCTGCAACTGCATTTGAAGAAGAAATTCTTGCCCTAAATCCCGAATACGATTTAGTTTTTAGTAAGAACAATAATGAAAATCCTTCTCGAACTGATTCACCCGATGCATTAGAACCACACACTCGTTGGGCTTCATCTCCCCATGCCATGAAAATCATATccaaaatgaatgaaattttaaataccaAACCACTTGGAGAATTGCCAACCCAACAAGATTGGGAAGACCATCAATCTTGTGAAGTTGAAACTATTAATTTAATGCGTAAATTAGGTCTCGAACAAAGTATCGATCGGCCGCCAGATGAAAAACGTACAATTGCTACTGTCCCCGTGAGTGACGATgtgattttcatgaaaaatggtaGAAAAAAGATGTCAATTTTTATGTCTGATTCTTATTTCGAATTGAAACCAAGATCAGAAGCTTCATTTGATTTGGATGAAGATGCTACCACACCCGAAGAATCTACTACATCTGATTTCTCGGATGAAATTAATATCTACCAACCGATATTTGAGTCAACTCAGGAAACTGAGAGTACAACTTTGTCTGATGATTTTGAGGAACAATATCGCTCCAGAGTTGCCTATCAGCATTTAGACTCTGGAGTGAGTTCAGATTCGGGAAAACGCAAATCACTTGAAAGTGAATTCCCTAGTCTCAAACCACCTCATCACCAGAAGAATAATCGCATATCATACACAAAGGTTGGTAGTAAAAAATTGAATGACTCTGGATCTAGTAATACTAGCAATCAGAGTAGCAGCAGTAGCAATAGCAGCTATCGAAAATCAAGAAGTAATAATAACAGTTGGCGTAGTTTAAATGGAAGTTTCTCTGATGTAAGAGATGAAAATAATTGGCGTTTGAATGTTACCAAAACCAAAGAACCTGAGAAGaagaaaatagataaaaaaccTGAGGAGAAAAAGATTCTCAATCAAACTATAACTCTAAAGCCAGACACATCAAATCATGATGTTGTTAGCAATTGTGGAAGGGCTCTTTACAAGCCAAAGGATTTGTTTATGAAGAAGAAAGCCATGATGATACAACAG
- the LOC129907312 gene encoding uncharacterized protein LOC129907312 isoform X1: MAATAFEEEILALNPEYDLVFSKNNNENPSRTDSPDALEPHTRWASSPHAMKIISKMNEILNTKPLGELPTQQDWEDHQSCEVETINLMRKLGLEQSIDRPPDEKRTIATVPVSDDVIFMKNGRKKMSIFMSDSYFELKPRSEASFDLDEDATTPEESTTSDFSDEINIYQPIFESTQETESTTLSDDFEEQYRSRVAYQHLDSGVSSDSGKRKSLESEFPSLKPPHHQKNNRISYTKVGSKKLNDSGSSNTSNQSSSSSNSSYRKSRSNNNSWRSLNGSFSDVRDENNWRLNVTKTKEPEKKKIDKKPEEKKILNQTITLKPDTSNHDVVSNCGRALYKPKDLFMKKKAMMIQQVLAEYQS; this comes from the coding sequence ATGGCTGCAACTGCATTTGAAGAAGAAATTCTTGCCCTAAATCCCGAATACGATTTAGTTTTTAGTAAGAACAATAATGAAAATCCTTCTCGAACTGATTCACCCGATGCATTAGAACCACACACTCGTTGGGCTTCATCTCCCCATGCCATGAAAATCATATccaaaatgaatgaaattttaaataccaAACCACTTGGAGAATTGCCAACCCAACAAGATTGGGAAGACCATCAATCTTGTGAAGTTGAAACTATTAATTTAATGCGTAAATTAGGTCTCGAACAAAGTATCGATCGGCCGCCAGATGAAAAACGTACAATTGCTACTGTCCCCGTGAGTGACGATgtgattttcatgaaaaatggtaGAAAAAAGATGTCAATTTTTATGTCTGATTCTTATTTCGAATTGAAACCAAGATCAGAAGCTTCATTTGATTTGGATGAAGATGCTACCACACCCGAAGAATCTACTACATCTGATTTCTCGGATGAAATTAATATCTACCAACCGATATTTGAGTCAACTCAGGAAACTGAGAGTACAACTTTGTCTGATGATTTTGAGGAACAATATCGCTCCAGAGTTGCCTATCAGCATTTAGACTCTGGAGTGAGTTCAGATTCGGGAAAACGCAAATCACTTGAAAGTGAATTCCCTAGTCTCAAACCACCTCATCACCAGAAGAATAATCGCATATCATACACAAAGGTTGGTAGTAAAAAATTGAATGACTCTGGATCTAGTAATACTAGCAATCAGAGTAGCAGCAGTAGCAATAGCAGCTATCGAAAATCAAGAAGTAATAATAACAGTTGGCGTAGTTTAAATGGAAGTTTCTCTGATGTAAGAGATGAAAATAATTGGCGTTTGAATGTTACCAAAACCAAAGAACCTGAGAAGaagaaaatagataaaaaaccTGAGGAGAAAAAGATTCTCAATCAAACTATAACTCTAAAGCCAGACACATCAAATCATGATGTTGTTAGCAATTGTGGAAGGGCTCTTTACAAGCCAAAGGATTTGTTTATGAAGAAGAAAGCCATGATGATACAACAGGTGCTTGCTGAATATCAatcttga